The following proteins come from a genomic window of Miscanthus floridulus cultivar M001 chromosome 2, ASM1932011v1, whole genome shotgun sequence:
- the LOC136538094 gene encoding uncharacterized protein, with amino-acid sequence MAAASMKLSLTFVLLLSALVVSGEMGGVMAADCSTVRCIQGGYITCNNYPYQKLDGCACVCAPKNGRNCVLHLQSGSTYNCSDKKKE; translated from the exons ATGGCGGCTGCCTCCATGAAGCTCTCCCTCACCTTCGTCCTCCTCCTCTCCG CGCTCGTCGTGTCCGGCGAGATGGGAGGAGTCATGGCGGCGGACTGCTCGACGGTCCGGTGCATCCAGGGCGGGTACATCACCTGCAACAACTACCCGTACCAGAAGCTGGACGGGTGCGCCTGCGTCTGCGCGCCCAAGAACGGCCGGAACTGCGTGCTCCACCTCCAGTCCGGCTCCACTTACAACTGCAGCGACAAGAAGAAGGAATAG